A stretch of the Sulfurimonas sp. HSL-1656 genome encodes the following:
- a CDS encoding P-II family nitrogen regulator, whose translation MKKVEAIIKPFKLEDVKDALAEIGITGMTVSEVKGYGRQKGHSELYRGAEYVVDFLPKVKMEMVVEAASVDQVVDTIVEAARTGKIGDGKIFISDVEKIIRIRTGESGSEAV comes from the coding sequence ATGAAAAAAGTAGAAGCGATCATCAAGCCGTTCAAGCTTGAGGATGTGAAGGATGCCCTGGCTGAGATCGGTATTACCGGTATGACGGTCAGCGAAGTGAAAGGGTACGGGCGCCAGAAAGGGCACAGCGAGCTCTACCGCGGTGCGGAGTACGTCGTTGACTTCCTGCCGAAAGTCAAAATGGAGATGGTCGTCGAGGCGGCATCGGTCGACCAGGTTGTCGACACGATCGTCGAAGCGGCACGCACCGGCAAGATCGGTGACGGCAAGATCTTCATCAGCGATGTCGAAAAGATTATCCGTATCCGTACCGGCGAATCCGGCTCCGAAGCGGTTTAA
- the gyrA gene encoding DNA gyrase subunit A, translated as MSELLDNSEIENINIEESLQSSYLDYSMSVIIGRALPDVRDGLKPVHRRILYAMDKLNLSAGAKYKKSARIVGDVIGQYHPHGDTAVYDALVRMAQPFSMRMTLVDGQGNFGSIDGDNAAAMRYTEARMTKYAGELLKDLDKETVNMIDNYDATTQEPEILPTRVPNLLINGSSGIAVGMATNIPPHNPKEVLSALVHLVDNPKATLPDIMHYIKAPDFPTGGTIFGKKGIIDAYETGRGRIKVRAKTHIEQTRKKEIIVIDELPYMVNKARLIESIANLVKDKQIEGISEIRDESDREGIRVVIELKRDAMSEIVLNNLFKSTNMQTTFGIIMLSILNQEPRVFPILEMLNHFINHRKTVIIRRTIFDLEKAKARAHILEGLKKALDHIDAIIKLIRASKDTETAKEGLISEFDFSPVQAQAILDMRLQKLTGLEREKIENELKELLELIEYLESVLRSEEVLRGIIKEEFNEVMEVYNDPRRTDIEDDYDDIDIEDLIPNEPMVVTITHRGYIKRVPLVNYEKQRRGGKGKTAVTTYEDDFIESFFTCNTHDTLMFVTDRGQLHWLKVYRIPEGSRTAKGKAVVNLIQLQQDEKIQSIIPTTDFSDEKSLVFFTENGIVKRTNLSEFSNIRSNGVRAIVLDDDDTLITAKIATAETKYLFILTKYAQCIKFEIEKTRDQGRSTRGVRGIKFKHDGDRVVDANIIDSDEQEILTISEKGIGKRTTAGEYRLTNRAGSGVIAMKLNAKTGQHVVGCVIVNENMDMMALTKGGKMIRVDMESISKSSRNTSGVYIVKGDDVVSISRCPKKEPVTDEEDDGEEGDIENVQIEPEQQSFDLE; from the coding sequence ATGAGCGAACTGTTGGACAACAGCGAAATCGAAAATATCAATATTGAAGAGAGTCTGCAGAGCAGCTACCTCGACTACTCCATGAGCGTCATCATCGGCCGGGCGCTTCCGGACGTACGCGACGGTCTCAAACCGGTTCACCGCCGAATTCTCTACGCTATGGACAAGCTCAACCTCTCCGCCGGGGCAAAATACAAGAAATCCGCCCGTATCGTCGGGGACGTCATCGGTCAGTACCACCCCCACGGCGACACGGCAGTCTATGACGCGCTGGTCCGTATGGCCCAGCCCTTCTCCATGCGGATGACCCTGGTCGACGGTCAGGGGAACTTCGGTTCCATCGACGGCGACAACGCGGCGGCGATGCGTTATACCGAAGCGCGCATGACCAAGTATGCCGGGGAACTGCTCAAAGACCTCGACAAAGAGACCGTCAACATGATCGACAACTACGATGCGACAACGCAGGAGCCTGAGATCCTGCCGACCCGCGTCCCAAACCTGCTGATCAACGGCTCTTCCGGTATCGCCGTCGGTATGGCCACCAACATCCCGCCGCACAACCCCAAAGAGGTCCTCTCCGCCCTCGTGCATCTTGTCGACAACCCCAAAGCGACGCTGCCGGACATCATGCACTACATCAAGGCACCGGACTTCCCGACCGGCGGAACGATTTTCGGCAAAAAAGGGATCATCGACGCCTATGAAACCGGCCGCGGCCGCATCAAGGTCCGTGCGAAGACCCACATAGAGCAGACCCGCAAAAAAGAGATCATCGTCATCGACGAACTGCCGTACATGGTCAACAAGGCGCGCCTGATCGAAAGCATTGCCAATCTTGTGAAGGACAAGCAGATCGAGGGGATCAGCGAGATCCGCGACGAATCCGACCGCGAGGGGATCCGTGTCGTCATCGAGCTCAAACGCGACGCGATGAGCGAGATCGTCCTCAACAACCTTTTCAAGTCGACCAATATGCAGACGACCTTCGGGATCATCATGCTCTCCATCCTCAACCAGGAGCCGAGAGTCTTCCCGATCCTGGAGATGCTGAACCACTTTATCAACCACCGCAAAACGGTTATTATCCGCCGTACGATCTTTGACCTCGAAAAAGCGAAGGCGCGTGCGCATATCCTCGAGGGTCTGAAGAAAGCGCTGGATCACATCGATGCGATCATCAAGCTGATCCGCGCCAGCAAGGACACCGAAACCGCCAAAGAGGGGCTCATTAGCGAGTTCGACTTCAGCCCGGTCCAGGCCCAGGCGATCCTCGACATGCGCCTGCAGAAGCTTACCGGCCTCGAGCGCGAGAAGATCGAGAACGAGCTCAAAGAGCTGCTCGAGCTCATCGAGTACCTCGAGAGCGTCCTGCGCAGCGAAGAGGTCCTCCGCGGCATCATCAAAGAAGAGTTCAACGAAGTGATGGAGGTCTACAACGACCCGCGCCGTACCGACATCGAAGATGACTACGACGACATCGATATCGAAGACCTGATCCCGAACGAGCCGATGGTCGTCACCATCACCCACCGCGGTTACATCAAGCGCGTGCCGCTGGTGAACTACGAGAAACAGCGCCGCGGCGGCAAAGGCAAAACGGCCGTCACGACCTACGAGGATGACTTCATCGAGAGCTTCTTCACCTGCAACACCCACGATACGCTGATGTTCGTCACCGACCGCGGGCAGCTGCACTGGCTGAAGGTCTACCGTATCCCGGAAGGCTCCCGTACGGCCAAAGGAAAAGCCGTCGTCAACCTGATCCAGCTCCAGCAGGACGAAAAGATCCAGTCGATCATCCCGACGACCGACTTCAGCGACGAGAAGTCCCTGGTCTTCTTTACCGAGAACGGTATCGTCAAGCGGACCAACCTCAGCGAGTTCTCGAACATCCGCAGCAACGGGGTGCGTGCGATCGTACTCGACGACGACGATACGCTGATCACGGCGAAAATCGCCACCGCGGAGACGAAGTACCTCTTCATCCTGACGAAGTACGCACAGTGCATCAAGTTCGAGATCGAGAAAACCCGCGATCAGGGACGCAGTACCCGCGGGGTACGCGGTATCAAGTTCAAGCATGACGGCGACCGCGTCGTTGATGCGAACATCATCGACAGCGACGAGCAGGAGATCCTCACTATCAGTGAGAAGGGAATCGGCAAGCGGACGACAGCAGGCGAATACCGCCTCACCAACCGTGCCGGCAGCGGGGTCATCGCAATGAAACTCAATGCGAAAACCGGCCAGCATGTCGTCGGTTGTGTGATCGTTAACGAAAATATGGACATGATGGCGTTAACGAAAGGCGGCAAGATGATCCGCGTCGACATGGAGAGCATCTCCAAGTCGAGCCGTAATACGAGCGGCGTCTACATCGTCAAAGGCGATGATGTCGTCAGCATCTCCCGCTGTCCGAAAAAAGAGCCCGTGACAGACGAAGAGGATGACGGCGAAGAGGGCGACATCGAAAATGTCCAGATCGAGCCCGAACAGCAATCATTTGATTTAGAATAA
- a CDS encoding ammonium transporter, with protein MKKWLLSMMMLLPTLALAEDAPTLDTGDTAWMMVSTAFVLLMTPAGLALFYAGMTRTKNVLNTYAMVMGAFVVAFVVWVIAGYSIAFGASESAALQNVFGGFGNVFLSGINWSDLSGSYPTFVFIAFQGTFAAITVAIASGSAIERMKFSTWMLFVVLWGLVVYAPITHMVWGGDGAYLFDEGALDFAGGTVVHMNGGLAGLVLAIMLGKRAGYPKSPIKPVSIILTAAGAALLWFGWYGFNGGSAFGANAVAGLAVLTTTIATAAAGVTWMLIEWFMFKKPTLLGIASGIVAGLVAITPAAGFVGVGGAFIVGIVGALIGFFGVAILKKKLGYDDSLDAFGIHFLAGLWGAIATGIFALNDQDLLWDGPLKASGDRMGQLFVQFESVLIVGLWTLVGTVIVYLISSAITGGARVDEETETMGLDESIHGERGFNL; from the coding sequence ATGAAGAAGTGGCTTTTGTCCATGATGATGCTTCTGCCGACGCTTGCGCTGGCAGAAGATGCTCCAACGCTCGATACAGGTGATACGGCCTGGATGATGGTGTCAACCGCATTCGTACTGCTGATGACGCCGGCAGGCCTGGCGCTCTTTTACGCCGGTATGACACGTACAAAGAACGTACTTAATACCTATGCAATGGTCATGGGTGCCTTTGTCGTTGCCTTCGTGGTCTGGGTCATTGCAGGCTACTCCATCGCCTTCGGTGCAAGCGAGAGCGCGGCACTGCAGAACGTGTTCGGCGGTTTCGGCAACGTCTTCCTTTCCGGTATCAACTGGTCTGACCTGTCCGGTTCCTACCCGACCTTCGTCTTCATCGCCTTCCAGGGTACGTTCGCAGCGATCACCGTTGCCATCGCATCCGGTTCCGCGATCGAGCGTATGAAGTTCTCCACATGGATGCTCTTCGTTGTCCTCTGGGGCCTGGTCGTTTACGCACCGATTACGCACATGGTATGGGGCGGCGACGGTGCCTACCTCTTCGATGAGGGTGCCCTTGACTTCGCCGGCGGTACGGTTGTCCACATGAACGGCGGTCTGGCCGGTCTGGTCCTGGCGATCATGCTCGGTAAACGTGCAGGTTACCCGAAATCTCCGATCAAGCCGGTGAGCATCATCCTCACTGCTGCCGGTGCAGCCCTGCTGTGGTTCGGCTGGTACGGCTTCAACGGCGGTTCCGCATTCGGTGCAAACGCCGTTGCAGGTCTCGCGGTTCTGACAACAACGATCGCTACGGCAGCTGCGGGTGTCACCTGGATGCTGATCGAGTGGTTCATGTTCAAGAAACCGACTCTGCTCGGTATCGCTTCCGGTATCGTTGCCGGTCTCGTCGCGATCACTCCGGCAGCCGGCTTCGTCGGTGTCGGCGGTGCCTTCATCGTCGGTATCGTCGGTGCACTCATCGGCTTCTTCGGTGTTGCTATCCTGAAAAAGAAACTGGGCTACGACGACAGCCTCGATGCATTCGGTATCCACTTCCTCGCCGGTCTGTGGGGTGCGATCGCTACGGGTATCTTCGCGCTCAATGACCAGGACCTCCTCTGGGACGGTCCGCTCAAAGCAAGCGGCGACCGTATGGGTCAGCTCTTCGTCCAGTTCGAGTCTGTCCTGATCGTCGGTCTGTGGACCCTGGTCGGTACGGTCATTGTCTACCTGATCTCCTCTGCGATCACCGGCGGTGCACGCGTTGATGAAGAGACGGAAACAATGGGTCTGGATGAGTCCATCCACGGCGAACGCGGATTCAACCTCTAA